From Oscillospiraceae bacterium CM, a single genomic window includes:
- a CDS encoding DUF1646 family protein: MIVGLLIILALVLVLPFVVRIVEHNLELFLFIMGLAAVIVSKTISPHLFAEILGNAFLYFITGAVLVFGILFIVFKDKVSALIGTVLKHMPVKVFMMIIIIFLGIVSSVITAIIAALLLVEILNAIPMKRQEKVFLNVLACFSIGLGAVLTPVGEPLATVVLSRLNADFFYLFDLIGVYVLPGILVFGIAGFIYVDRCKCQDQIDTIDRSGYGPAKGVDLELTEEFNEPDTVKGAVIRAVKIFFFVFALELLGTGFKPLIDTYVIHLNNTVLYWLNMLSAVLDNATLAAAEVSTKMTAEQLSAILMGLLVSGGMLIPGNIPNIISAGKLKITSREWARIGAPVGLTVMAVFFVIIFFIV; this comes from the coding sequence ATGATTGTTGGCCTGCTGATTATTCTGGCACTTGTGCTGGTTCTGCCTTTTGTCGTCAGAATCGTTGAGCATAATCTGGAGTTATTCCTGTTTATCATGGGGCTTGCCGCCGTGATCGTTTCAAAAACCATTTCGCCGCACTTATTCGCTGAAATCCTGGGGAACGCTTTTCTTTATTTCATCACGGGTGCCGTCCTCGTCTTCGGTATCCTCTTCATCGTCTTTAAAGATAAAGTATCGGCCTTGATTGGCACTGTTCTCAAGCATATGCCCGTCAAAGTGTTTATGATGATCATCATTATTTTTCTTGGCATTGTGTCAAGCGTTATTACGGCGATTATCGCTGCGCTGTTGCTTGTTGAAATTCTCAACGCCATACCCATGAAGAGACAGGAAAAAGTATTTTTAAACGTCCTCGCTTGCTTTTCGATCGGTCTTGGTGCCGTTTTGACACCAGTCGGCGAACCTCTGGCAACTGTTGTCTTGTCAAGGCTTAATGCTGATTTCTTTTATCTATTCGATTTGATCGGCGTTTATGTGCTGCCCGGCATCCTCGTGTTTGGCATCGCCGGATTCATATATGTCGATCGCTGTAAATGCCAGGATCAGATTGATACGATTGACCGATCCGGATACGGGCCTGCTAAAGGCGTCGACCTCGAGCTGACGGAGGAGTTCAACGAACCGGACACCGTTAAGGGCGCAGTTATCAGGGCGGTTAAAATCTTCTTCTTTGTCTTTGCTCTTGAGCTTCTCGGAACCGGCTTTAAACCGCTGATTGATACATATGTGATTCACCTGAACAATACCGTTTTATATTGGCTCAACATGCTGTCCGCCGTCCTGGACAACGCCACCCTCGCGGCTGCAGAAGTCAGTACCAAAATGACCGCCGAACAGCTCAGCGCCATTTTAATGGGCCTTCTCGTCAGCGGGGGCATGCTGATTCCTGGCAACATCCCGAACATTATTTCAGCAGGGAAGCTCAAAATCACAAGCCGTGAATGGGCACGCATCGGCGCGCCGGTCGGCCTTACCGTCATGGCAGTTTTCTTCGTCATCATCTTTTTCATTGTTTAA
- a CDS encoding ECF transporter S component, translating into MSNNVRRITYTAVAAAIVFTVTRLVVIPIGTSGGYVNLGDITIYISAYLLGGPIAAVAAAIGSALSDLTTPWAFYAPATFVIKGLMGLAAGAILKRSRGFAMFALSSFLGGAIMITGYALFDTITVGWATALANAIPFNLFQWGGCVIVALVLYPFLIRILKVTHFDELR; encoded by the coding sequence ATGAGTAATAACGTCAGAAGAATCACATATACGGCGGTTGCCGCAGCAATTGTCTTTACAGTGACGCGTCTTGTTGTCATACCGATTGGAACAAGCGGCGGCTATGTCAACTTAGGCGATATCACCATTTATATTTCCGCGTACCTGCTCGGCGGTCCAATTGCGGCTGTGGCTGCGGCAATCGGCAGCGCCCTGTCCGATCTGACGACCCCATGGGCATTTTACGCACCGGCAACCTTTGTCATCAAAGGCCTCATGGGCCTTGCGGCCGGTGCAATACTCAAAAGGAGCAGAGGGTTTGCGATGTTCGCCTTGTCGTCTTTTCTGGGCGGTGCAATTATGATTACCGGCTATGCGCTGTTCGATACTATTACAGTAGGCTGGGCAACAGCTCTGGCTAATGCAATACCTTTTAATCTATTCCAGTGGGGCGGGTGCGTTATCGTCGCGCTTGTGTTATACCCTTTCCTCATCCGAATTCTGAAAGTCACGCATTTTGATGAGCTACGCTAA
- a CDS encoding ribonuclease Z: MLDVCLPGTGGMIPLPERFLSCCWIESQGKALLIDCGEGTQVALKKAGCKLSRLDFLLLTHFHADHIAGLPGLLLTLGNNGKTSPLTVIGPKGLRAVYTALTVIAGALPYPVELIELQNGVLGYLEDDARTISYLPLSHGIPCFGYRLSLKRKPVFNPQKAERLGIPKKLYKALHSGSPVCLDDGRRIEPDMVLDGARAPISVCYMTDTVPTEAMADFAREADLLICEGMYGDDAMHDKMAEKGHMLISDAAKLAKKAQVKSLWLTHYSPAVKDPAPGLPGAQLIFPNTALGYDGIKTTL, from the coding sequence ATGCTGGACGTTTGCTTGCCCGGGACCGGCGGTATGATCCCGCTGCCCGAGCGCTTTTTAAGCTGCTGCTGGATAGAATCTCAGGGAAAAGCGCTGCTTATTGACTGCGGCGAGGGGACGCAGGTCGCGCTGAAGAAAGCGGGCTGCAAGCTCTCTCGTCTTGATTTTCTTTTGCTCACGCACTTTCATGCCGACCATATCGCCGGTCTGCCCGGCCTTTTATTAACGCTCGGCAACAATGGCAAAACGTCACCGCTGACGGTTATCGGCCCAAAGGGGCTGCGCGCCGTCTATACCGCCTTAACTGTTATTGCCGGCGCCCTCCCCTATCCGGTTGAGCTGATTGAGCTCCAAAACGGTGTGTTGGGGTATCTTGAGGATGATGCGCGTACCATTTCATACCTCCCCCTGTCACACGGCATCCCCTGCTTTGGTTACCGCCTTTCCCTCAAGCGCAAGCCTGTCTTTAACCCTCAAAAGGCCGAGCGGCTTGGCATCCCAAAAAAGCTGTACAAAGCGCTCCACAGCGGCAGCCCCGTTTGCCTTGACGACGGGCGGCGTATCGAGCCGGACATGGTGCTTGACGGTGCACGCGCCCCTATCTCGGTCTGCTATATGACGGATACTGTTCCGACGGAGGCCATGGCCGATTTTGCCCGTGAGGCCGATCTGCTCATCTGTGAGGGCATGTACGGTGACGATGCGATGCACGACAAAATGGCAGAAAAAGGGCATATGCTTATTTCCGATGCTGCCAAACTGGCAAAAAAAGCACAGGTGAAGTCGCTTTGGCTCACGCACTACAGCCCCGCCGTCAAAGATCCCGCACCTGGTTTGCCGGGCGCGCAGCTCATTTTCCCAAATACCGCGCTGGGCTATGACGGTATAAAAACGACGCTTTGA